CGCCGGAGATCATTGCCCGCACTCAAGGCTCACTTCCTTCATTGGATATCTGTATTGAACGGGTTGAAACAATCGAACACCACTTGAGCCTTATCCGTCAGGGGATAAAACTGGCGCAAGGTAACCTTTACAGCCCGCCGTTGCCAGCCGATGAGGTCATTCATACGCTGGTCTATGGAGTACGGCCGTCGGCACTGAAACTGTCGGCCTGCGGCTGATATTCCTGCCGGGAAGGCTCCACAGAGGCAACACGATCCGATCCTAGCTCCGTGAGCGCCGTCAGCATGCGGGGGTCGATCGAAGACGCATCGTTCGTGGTGAGCATATCGCCGCGCAAATACGTCGTACGATCGTAGAGAGTGGTGTCTGCCACAACCCGCAGCAAAGCTTTAGGATCGTTGCGGGAAAACTCGCTATATTCTGCCCAATTCGACTCTCCGCATACAAGGACGAAGTGCCAATTGTCCACGTGGGAATACCTTGCCACGAGCGTACGCGCAACTCGCATCTGCTCTGCGCAGCTTTTCCTCTCGGAGGCCGTAAAATGGCTGGTTTCGCCGCCCAGGCAGAAACGGTTTTCCGCATTGCAGTGCAAGGCGGCCATGGCAGTGAGTGCAAAGACAACAAAACTACGATAGTTCCGCATGATCCACCTTCCAGAGGTCACAGCAACAAACGCTGGAGACATCGGCATAGTCCGATGTCCTCAACTTAGCATCGAAAGTGGACAATCTTTAGAACTTTGTGGAAGTAAATTCCACAACTTTTGGGGAGTCATGTGCAATTTTTTGCACTTGCTCTTATTAGCGGACCCGAAGGATCACGTAAACAATCACTAATAAACTCGCCGCAGCGACCGCAGACATACGCAATAGCCGGGACGACGAATCAATCTTGTAGGAGCCCCCCTGGGCCTGTCCCATCTGCAATGCCGACTGCATCATGCCGCCATAGATGAAGAGCCACATGACATAGGCTCGCGACAGAAACCAGCCCGCGACAAGAAAGCCCGCCAGTGCTATCAGAATGAACCCGGCAAGTCTCCTGATCTCAGGCTCGGAGACATCGAAAGCCATTCGCTCGGGACCAGGGGATTCCAAAACCGTCATTGCTCGAGAACGGGGAGCATTGGCAAGCGAAGGCGAAGGCCCTCTCTGCAGAGACGCCATCCAATAGGGGGTTGGCTCGGTAACCGGCGGCTCCGCAGGTTCTATGGAGCCGCGGCTAACACTGAGACCCCGGCGAACGCTGGTAACCAGAAAGAGCACCCAGAAATAGAACCCAATGATTCCGAGCTCCGCAGCGCATACCACGATGGAATTGTGCGCGGTGATGTAGTTGTAGTCGGTAAAGCGCTTGAATCCCACTCCGAAAAGAGGATGCGACTTGAAGAGCTCGAGGCCGGTGGCCCACGCATCCATGCGATCGGCGCCGGCTTCCATCGAAATTTGACGTCCCCCCGACCAGCTCAACGCAGTAGCCGCGGCAAACGCTCCACCACCTAGAATGGCCGCCGGAATCGTCCCGATCTTGCGGCGAAAAGCCAGCACCATGACCGCGACCAGAGCCAACATGGCTCCTCTTGAGTGAGTGAGATATAGGCCTGCGATCAAAATAGCAATCGTCGGCACAAGAATGATCATGTTCCGAGACCGCCGCCCCGGACACGCGAAGAAAAACATACAGGGCACCAGACTCACAAGAACCTGCGCAAAATCATTAGGGTCTCCAATGATCGAGAGCCCGCGGATCCTCAGAATATAGTCTTCATTACCAATGCCCTGACTATATATATAAGGGCTGTGCGCGTCGTGCGCACGAACGGCCAATGCGCCTTGAACGATGACGTAACAACTGGCGAGGAAGAGGGTAAGCGTTACGAACTGCAGGCTTCGTTTGCTGCGGCAGTGCGTCACGATCAGGACATACACAAAAACATCTGGCAGGAACTCCATAACGCCGCGCGGCGCAGACCCAAGCCACCCAGTAAAAAGCCGCGACATGAAAACAGCAAACAGCATGCCCGTAATTGCAAGCATCTGTGGCTGTTTAAAAAGATCACGCGAAAAAGAAGGTATGGAGACGAGAAGAGCGATTGCCGCCAAAATGAACTCGAGATGAAAAGCTGCAAGCGGACCAAAAACCGTGGGAGGGCTGAGATAAGCGGTCAAAATGTAGAGCAACGTTACGATTAGGCCCATGGCTTGCAATACTGCTCCTTAGTTATGCTACTGCATGATCGCGCAAGCTCCTTCTCCAATGCTGAGTCTTACCATTTATTTACCAATACGGTGCTTCAGACGGAAACAGCTGCAGTTGCCCGGTCGGCCCCTTTCGCATTTATCCGGCGGCTGAGGCCCCGTTGGATGCTATTGATCGTTTGCGCTCTCTTCGTTCTTCAAGTGCTTCCTTATTTGTCCTATCGCTGGGTCACGGATGAAAGCTGGTATGCAGGGCCAGGCTTGTCTCTTGCACTTGGAGAAGGCCTGAAAGATCCGGCGATTGGTCCGAACGATATTGAAAACCATATTGATGCCCGTCCTCCTGGCACGGCGCTTGTAATCGCTGCGGCATTTAAAACGTTGGGCATTGGCCAGGTTGCGGCGCGCCTGGGATCTGTCCTTGCGGGACTTTTCACCGTCCTTCTGACCTATCTCCTTGCCCGCCGATGGCTCGGAGAGCATATTGCGCTCTTCGCTGGTCTTCTTATTGGCACGGATAACCTTCTCATTCTCAGCTCGCGTACAGCGAGACCTGAGGCGTTCACCATTCTGTTCGTCCTGCTCTCGCTCCTCCTGGTTGATCGCTATTACCAATCCTCGCTGTCCGTTCTTGCTGCCGCCGCGGGTCTCGGAGCTGCCATCGGGACAATGTTCCACATCACTCTGCTGGGCTATATTGTTTCCTCCGTTCTTTTGCTCTTTTGGATCGACTATTCAAACGGCAAATTCCCTCTGCGGGGAGTGGCCCTTTACTCCGCCGGTTTTGCATGTGGCCTCGTGCCTTATGCCGTATGGGTGTTCACCACGCCTCGTGGAGTGGAGGGCTTTCGCGCTGAGTTTCTAAGCCGTGCTGCAACGGCCTCGCTGCTGGCAAAGTTTTTACAAGAGGGACGGCGTTACTCGGATGTTTTAGGATTACATCTTCTGCCTGGACATCTTTTAGGCTCTCTGCCCATTCGGCTTCCCATTCCGCTCTTCCTTTTGTTTTCGGGATGGGTTCTCTGGAGGCTTCGCGCGCGCTGGTTCTATCTTGCGCTGGTGTTGACTGTTCCTTCTCTTCTTTGGTTTATTTATACGGTAAACAAGTCTTCCCGCTATTTCACGCTCTTAAGTCCCGTTACCGCACTTGTTGTCGCGGCGGCTATAGCCGCAACGCTGCATCATCGGCAATTACATCGACTCATGATGGTGGGCGCGTTGATGGTAATTATTGCCCAATTCGCTGCGAATATCACTCTTCTTGCGGCCGCACGGAAAGCAAACTACAACGTACTTGCGTCAGAGTTGCTCAACACAGTGCCCGATGGAGAAGCAGTTTACGGAACAATTACTTTTTGGCTCGCATTCCACGACCGCCCTTATATTTCATATGAGCGGACATGGCCGCTCGATGCAGAGAAGCAGTTTCACGTCCGCTACTTCATTGCGGGCGATCGCATGATGCGGCTCGGCGATGATCGAGACAGCTTCTATGAGGAGCTAAACCAGCAGATGAAGGATATCGAAGCTCGAAGCGATGTTGTACGCAACATCGAAGATCCGTATTACGGAAATCTTAGCGTCTATCGTGTGCACCGATGAGTGGCAATCATTTTCCGAAGTGGAATTCCTTTTCTCTTTCCATACGGCGGAGTGTGCACAATCCGCACAGCTTTCAGATTTGGCGAGAGGATTGCACACATGCATTCGAATCGACTTTCAGCTCTGGGGTTCCCTCGAATGCGCCGTACGATCCTCGCGTTGCTCATCTTCACCACCATCACTTGCGGAATGGTTAAGACCGTATCCGCATCTCCAGATTGTTCTAAATGGATCGCCGACTATCGCCAAAAGCTTGAGGCTGACCGTAAAGTACAGCGCCTGATTCGTGCAAAGAAGCGGATGCATGCCTACCTAAAAACAAAGCTCCACAAGGAACAGAAGCCGAAGCCAGTGCTGGTTCGTACAGTTGCGCGTCCCCGCCCGCGCCGTCCCCGTCTCACACCTGAAGAGGCCCTTCGTCGCTTCAAGATCGAATGCGGAGATCTTCCAACGGAAACCCCGAATGGGCCCCTGCTTCCATACGATCCCACGCCGGCATTCACACTAGCGCGCAACTTTTCGCCTGTCGAGAGTGGAGATACACCTCCCGCCTATCCGCCGTTATCGCCACAGATTCCCTCAAGCCCAAATACTCCTATTCTCCCTATCAATCCATCTCCCCCAGGGCCT
This genomic window from Terriglobus albidus contains:
- a CDS encoding PEP-CTERM sorting domain-containing protein, which codes for MRRTILALLIFTTITCGMVKTVSASPDCSKWIADYRQKLEADRKVQRLIRAKKRMHAYLKTKLHKEQKPKPVLVRTVARPRPRRPRLTPEEALRRFKIECGDLPTETPNGPLLPYDPTPAFTLARNFSPVESGDTPPAYPPLSPQIPSSPNTPILPINPSPPGPPLIPPPGPPVTPPVPEPSSIVLVASGLAGMAEIVRRRRENR
- a CDS encoding glycosyltransferase family 39 protein, with translation MLLIVCALFVLQVLPYLSYRWVTDESWYAGPGLSLALGEGLKDPAIGPNDIENHIDARPPGTALVIAAAFKTLGIGQVAARLGSVLAGLFTVLLTYLLARRWLGEHIALFAGLLIGTDNLLILSSRTARPEAFTILFVLLSLLLVDRYYQSSLSVLAAAAGLGAAIGTMFHITLLGYIVSSVLLLFWIDYSNGKFPLRGVALYSAGFACGLVPYAVWVFTTPRGVEGFRAEFLSRAATASLLAKFLQEGRRYSDVLGLHLLPGHLLGSLPIRLPIPLFLLFSGWVLWRLRARWFYLALVLTVPSLLWFIYTVNKSSRYFTLLSPVTALVVAAAIAATLHHRQLHRLMMVGALMVIIAQFAANITLLAAARKANYNVLASELLNTVPDGEAVYGTITFWLAFHDRPYISYERTWPLDAEKQFHVRYFIAGDRMMRLGDDRDSFYEELNQQMKDIEARSDVVRNIEDPYYGNLSVYRVHR
- a CDS encoding O-antigen ligase family protein, with product MGLIVTLLYILTAYLSPPTVFGPLAAFHLEFILAAIALLVSIPSFSRDLFKQPQMLAITGMLFAVFMSRLFTGWLGSAPRGVMEFLPDVFVYVLIVTHCRSKRSLQFVTLTLFLASCYVIVQGALAVRAHDAHSPYIYSQGIGNEDYILRIRGLSIIGDPNDFAQVLVSLVPCMFFFACPGRRSRNMIILVPTIAILIAGLYLTHSRGAMLALVAVMVLAFRRKIGTIPAAILGGGAFAAATALSWSGGRQISMEAGADRMDAWATGLELFKSHPLFGVGFKRFTDYNYITAHNSIVVCAAELGIIGFYFWVLFLVTSVRRGLSVSRGSIEPAEPPVTEPTPYWMASLQRGPSPSLANAPRSRAMTVLESPGPERMAFDVSEPEIRRLAGFILIALAGFLVAGWFLSRAYVMWLFIYGGMMQSALQMGQAQGGSYKIDSSSRLLRMSAVAAASLLVIVYVILRVR